A section of the Prochlorococcus marinus XMU1402 genome encodes:
- a CDS encoding TIGR02450 family Trp-rich protein: protein MENYWTSNKTINGLRHFVLVNETKEKGNISFLMVSVLDSEINLTTTYEELINSGNWHKGWINLSKHQSITEEYLNYKSINKGEGIDEIFINEDSLFNIS, encoded by the coding sequence ATGGAAAATTACTGGACTTCTAATAAAACCATAAATGGATTGAGACATTTTGTTTTAGTAAATGAGACTAAAGAAAAAGGAAATATTAGTTTTTTAATGGTTTCTGTCCTTGATTCTGAAATTAACCTAACAACTACATACGAAGAATTAATAAATAGTGGAAATTGGCACAAGGGTTGGATCAATCTTTCAAAGCATCAATCGATAACAGAAGAATACCTTAACTATAAATCCATAAATAAAGGAGAGGGTATCGATGAGATATTCATTAATGAAGATTCTTTATTTAATATTTCTTAA
- a CDS encoding glycoprotein yields the protein MNAKKLTTFNKKNLNNWMNLTKKERYNLSKRDSVNYMDRRKLLLDEIRTEYMKISRKNSERNIKKK from the coding sequence TTGAATGCTAAAAAATTAACAACTTTCAATAAAAAGAATCTTAATAACTGGATGAATTTAACTAAAAAAGAGAGGTATAACTTATCTAAACGAGATTCTGTTAACTATATGGATAGAAGAAAACTTTTATTAGACGAAATTAGAACTGAATATATGAAAATATCTAGAAAAAATTCTGAGCGGAATATTAAGAAAAAATAA
- a CDS encoding chlorophyll a/b binding light-harvesting protein → MQTYGNPDTTYGWWAGNSGVANRSGKFIAAHVAHAGLIVFWAGAFTLFELSRFDPSVPMGHQPLIVLPHLATLGIGFDANGVAMGDTKPVLAIAIVHLVSSMVLAAGGLLHSLLLPGNLEDSDVARARKFNIEWDNPDKLTFILGHHLIILGFAVIAFVEWARVHGIYDPAIGSVRQVEYELNLAKIWNHQTDFLTIDSLEEVMGGHAFLAFVEITGGAWHIATKQVGEYTKFKGKGLLSAEAVLSWSLAGIGWMAIIAAFWSAANTTVYPTEFFGEPLELKFSISPYWVDTVDLPDGEYTSRAWLANVHYYFGFFFIQGHLWHALRALGFDFKRVTNAISNIDSATVTLKD, encoded by the coding sequence ATGCAAACCTATGGAAATCCAGATACTACCTATGGATGGTGGGCTGGTAATTCAGGTGTAGCGAATCGCTCAGGAAAATTCATTGCTGCTCATGTAGCTCATGCAGGATTAATTGTTTTCTGGGCGGGTGCATTCACCCTTTTTGAACTTTCACGATTTGACCCAAGCGTCCCAATGGGGCATCAACCTCTAATCGTTCTTCCTCATTTAGCAACTCTTGGAATAGGGTTCGATGCTAATGGTGTAGCTATGGGAGATACTAAACCTGTTCTTGCGATAGCAATAGTTCACTTAGTCTCTTCTATGGTTTTAGCAGCTGGGGGACTTTTACATTCTTTACTTCTTCCTGGAAATCTTGAAGATTCTGATGTGGCAAGAGCCAGAAAATTCAATATTGAATGGGATAATCCAGACAAATTGACATTTATTCTTGGTCACCATCTAATTATTCTTGGTTTCGCAGTTATTGCTTTTGTCGAATGGGCAAGAGTGCATGGAATTTATGATCCAGCTATTGGTTCTGTAAGACAGGTTGAGTATGAATTAAATTTGGCCAAAATTTGGAATCATCAGACAGACTTTTTGACTATTGATAGTTTAGAAGAAGTAATGGGAGGTCATGCTTTCCTTGCTTTCGTTGAGATCACTGGTGGAGCTTGGCATATTGCTACTAAGCAAGTTGGTGAATATACCAAATTCAAAGGTAAAGGTCTTCTATCTGCAGAAGCTGTTCTTTCATGGTCATTAGCTGGAATAGGCTGGATGGCTATTATTGCAGCCTTCTGGAGTGCAGCTAACACAACAGTTTATCCAACTGAATTCTTTGGTGAACCACTTGAATTGAAATTTAGTATTTCTCCTTATTGGGTAGATACTGTTGATCTTCCTGATGGTGAGTACACTTCAAGAGCGTGGTTAGCTAATGTTCATTACTATTTCGGATTCTTCTTTATTCAAGGCCATCTATGGCACGCTTTAAGAGCACTAGGCTTTGACTTCAAGAGAGTTACAAATGCTATCAGTAATATTGATAGTGCAACAGTTACTCTTAAAGATTAA
- a CDS encoding GIY-YIG nuclease family protein, giving the protein MSGYVYLIRVGDLYRIGKTDDLEKKIKKLKPDELLTSIMTKEPETLEARLLRKYKSQRIPETGYLKLSKRQIRECKKQFELKGSLPHTLDAEVSITLYASFLLFSLSSFIFNYLNFGFVKSISYSFGMASLPMVVLFITGSFGGYFSEDLSLFSLLTNRIKGLFIAIAMLSMAYLIFNLG; this is encoded by the coding sequence ATGTCAGGATATGTTTACCTTATTAGAGTTGGTGACCTTTATAGGATTGGGAAAACGGATGATCTTGAAAAGAAAATTAAGAAATTAAAGCCAGATGAATTATTAACATCAATTATGACAAAGGAGCCAGAAACTCTTGAAGCAAGATTACTAAGAAAATACAAGTCGCAAAGAATCCCTGAAACTGGTTATTTAAAACTTTCGAAAAGACAAATTAGAGAATGTAAAAAGCAATTTGAATTAAAGGGTAGCTTACCTCATACTTTAGATGCTGAAGTTTCCATAACTCTATATGCATCTTTTTTATTGTTTTCATTAAGTTCCTTTATTTTTAATTATTTAAATTTTGGATTTGTAAAATCTATATCTTATTCTTTCGGAATGGCATCTCTACCAATGGTTGTATTATTTATTACAGGTAGTTTTGGCGGATACTTTTCTGAAGATTTATCTCTTTTTTCATTGTTAACTAATCGAATAAAAGGTTTATTTATTGCAATTGCAATGCTTTCAATGGCTTACTTAATTTTCAATTTAGGTTAA
- a CDS encoding glutathione S-transferase — MKNDILYSFRRCPYAIRARWALLICEIKVEIREIDLKNKPLDFLNNSKTKTVPILIKENSEVIEESLEIILWALSESKKENIKSIYFPEDKKENIFEIINENDNEFKYHLDRFKYATRYKNSDEEFNFTNAIKFIKRLNDLLAENKYLFGDSPTIADWSIWPFVRQFRIACESQKRTNYFESSIKNWLDSFEKNREFKSLMYKYELWEPYSKKNYFPSN, encoded by the coding sequence ATGAAAAACGATATTTTATATTCATTTCGAAGATGTCCATATGCAATTCGTGCAAGATGGGCCCTGTTAATTTGTGAAATAAAAGTAGAGATAAGAGAAATTGATTTAAAAAATAAACCTCTAGATTTTTTAAATAATTCAAAGACAAAAACTGTTCCAATACTTATAAAAGAAAATAGTGAAGTTATTGAAGAAAGTCTTGAAATTATCCTGTGGGCTCTCTCAGAGTCAAAAAAGGAAAACATCAAATCAATTTATTTTCCTGAGGACAAAAAAGAAAATATTTTTGAAATCATTAATGAAAACGATAACGAATTCAAATATCATTTAGATCGATTTAAATATGCTACAAGATATAAGAATAGTGATGAAGAATTTAATTTCACAAATGCGATTAAATTTATAAAGAGATTGAACGATCTTCTTGCAGAAAATAAATACCTTTTTGGAGATAGTCCCACAATCGCTGATTGGTCTATTTGGCCTTTTGTAAGACAATTTAGAATCGCTTGTGAAAGTCAAAAAAGAACAAATTATTTTGAATCCTCAATAAAAAACTGGTTAGATTCATTTGAGAAAAATAGAGAATTTAAATCCTTAATGTATAAATACGAATTATGGGAACCATATTCTAAAAAGAATTATTTCCCATCTAATTAA
- a CDS encoding SDR family NAD(P)-dependent oxidoreductase has product MRTILISGASRGIGLNIAHKELKEGNRISVGIRDLESLKGSAIDPKKWPEGKIIINQYDASKKITAENWIKNTVDKFGGFDSVINCSGVLSKVPFLYKDGDEDDILNTLNINFLAIWNLCRLSWEHLCASGRGRIIVLVSMSGKRSKGDLAAYSSSKFALMGLCQTMKNKGWEKNIRISAICPSWVNTEMAQNISSLDKSSMTQPEDIAEICSTILKLPTQSVPFEIALNCNYEI; this is encoded by the coding sequence ATGAGAACCATCCTAATAAGTGGAGCCAGTAGAGGTATTGGACTAAATATTGCACATAAAGAATTAAAGGAAGGCAATAGAATTAGTGTTGGCATAAGAGATTTAGAATCATTAAAAGGAAGTGCTATTGATCCAAAAAAATGGCCAGAAGGGAAAATTATAATCAACCAATATGATGCATCAAAAAAAATTACAGCCGAAAATTGGATAAAGAATACCGTAGATAAATTTGGTGGATTTGATTCAGTAATAAATTGTTCTGGAGTATTATCGAAGGTTCCTTTCTTATACAAAGATGGAGATGAAGATGATATTTTAAATACACTCAATATCAACTTTTTGGCAATTTGGAATTTATGTAGGCTTTCTTGGGAACACTTATGTGCCTCAGGTAGAGGAAGAATTATTGTTTTAGTTTCAATGAGTGGGAAAAGATCTAAAGGGGATTTAGCTGCTTATTCTTCTTCAAAATTTGCTTTGATGGGGTTATGCCAAACAATGAAAAATAAAGGTTGGGAGAAAAATATAAGGATTTCAGCAATTTGCCCAAGTTGGGTTAATACAGAAATGGCCCAAAATATTTCTTCCCTAGACAAATCAAGCATGACACAGCCTGAAGATATTGCTGAAATATGCTCAACTATTCTGAAGTTACCTACCCAATCAGTTCCATTTGAAATTGCCTTAAATTGTAATTATGAAATTTAA
- the hisS gene encoding histidine--tRNA ligase, with amino-acid sequence MNNLKNLRGTVDLLPDQLIKWQNVEKIVLEQLARASINEIRTPILEMTELFIRGIGEGTDVVSKEMYTFIDRGERSCTLRPEGTASVARALIQNGMLSKHSLQKLWYMGPMFRYERPQAGRQRQFHQLGVEFVGYDSVRSDVEIIALAWDILGKLGIKELNLEINTLGDLNDRLNFQKSFLKWLEINKNSLDLDSQKRITKNPLRILDSKNIQTKKALENAPRLFDFLSEKSHHRYLGLKKQLEVLKIPYVENFNLVRGLDYYTHTAFEITSGALGSQATVCGGGRYDDLIKQMGGPNTPAIGFAIGLERLILLAGKDLEVPRNTDIYIINQGLIAESLALDLSRKLRNYDLIVELDLSGASFSKQFKKANKINSKSIIVIGDDEAVKGEFIIRLFDQSCDGNEEEVISFENDIELEKWINNNLLAK; translated from the coding sequence TTGAATAACTTAAAAAATCTTAGAGGAACGGTAGATTTGCTGCCTGATCAATTAATAAAGTGGCAAAACGTTGAGAAAATTGTATTAGAGCAGCTTGCAAGAGCATCTATTAATGAAATAAGAACGCCAATACTCGAAATGACTGAATTATTTATAAGAGGAATTGGTGAAGGAACTGATGTTGTCAGTAAGGAAATGTATACATTTATAGATAGAGGGGAGAGATCCTGCACTCTTAGGCCTGAAGGAACCGCTTCAGTTGCTCGAGCGTTAATACAAAATGGAATGTTGTCTAAACATTCTCTTCAAAAACTCTGGTACATGGGGCCTATGTTTCGATATGAAAGACCTCAAGCAGGAAGGCAAAGACAGTTTCATCAGTTAGGTGTTGAGTTTGTTGGATACGATTCAGTTAGAAGTGATGTTGAAATTATTGCTTTAGCTTGGGATATCTTAGGCAAATTAGGAATAAAAGAACTTAATCTTGAAATAAATACTTTGGGCGATCTTAATGATAGATTAAATTTTCAAAAATCCTTTTTAAAATGGCTAGAAATAAATAAAAATTCTCTAGATTTAGATTCTCAGAAAAGGATTACTAAAAATCCCTTAAGGATTTTGGACTCAAAGAATATTCAAACAAAAAAAGCTCTTGAAAATGCACCAAGATTATTTGATTTTTTGTCTGAAAAAAGTCATCACAGATATTTAGGCTTAAAAAAACAATTGGAGGTTTTAAAAATACCTTACGTGGAAAATTTTAATTTAGTAAGAGGTTTAGATTATTACACCCATACTGCTTTTGAAATCACTAGTGGTGCTTTAGGTTCCCAAGCTACAGTTTGCGGGGGAGGAAGATACGATGATTTAATAAAACAAATGGGAGGGCCAAATACCCCGGCAATTGGATTTGCTATTGGTCTAGAAAGATTAATTCTACTAGCAGGAAAAGATCTTGAAGTTCCAAGAAATACTGATATTTATATTATTAATCAAGGCTTAATTGCTGAATCATTAGCTTTGGATTTATCCAGGAAATTAAGAAATTATGATTTGATAGTTGAGTTGGATTTAAGTGGAGCCTCATTTTCTAAACAATTTAAAAAGGCAAATAAAATAAATTCTAAAAGTATTATTGTAATTGGTGATGATGAGGCAGTTAAAGGTGAATTTATTATTAGGCTCTTTGATCAATCATGTGATGGGAACGAAGAAGAGGTTATATCTTTTGAGAATGATATTGAATTGGAAAAATGGATAAATAACAATTTACTTGCAAAGTGA
- a CDS encoding 3'-5' exonuclease, with product MELINKKELNQLDFLQGNINSKPSKKSDTNQNKKIEKILILDTETTGLDENKDEVIEIGCILFDVSFKCVLSQVSFLFPVNKNEAEHVNGISAEVTNISQPWEDGLNFFLKLVDCSDFIVAHNVEFDKKWFGKGRLPKLNKKWICSLEDINWSFQKSLKNRPSVTDLALSFSIPVWNLHRALSDCFYISEVFKKCDNLEEVLLKATEPRFLYKALVSYEDRSLAKNAGFRWNNPVQGAWARKLTTDEAKNLGFRVEILN from the coding sequence TTGGAACTAATTAACAAAAAAGAATTAAATCAGTTAGATTTTCTTCAAGGCAATATTAATAGTAAACCATCTAAAAAAAGTGATACTAATCAAAATAAGAAAATTGAAAAAATTTTAATTCTTGATACTGAAACAACAGGTTTAGATGAAAATAAAGATGAAGTGATAGAGATAGGTTGTATTTTGTTTGATGTATCTTTTAAATGTGTACTATCACAGGTCTCATTTTTATTTCCAGTTAACAAGAACGAAGCCGAACATGTGAATGGTATTTCTGCAGAAGTTACTAATATTTCTCAACCATGGGAAGATGGATTGAATTTCTTTTTAAAACTTGTTGACTGTTCGGATTTCATTGTCGCTCACAATGTAGAGTTCGATAAGAAATGGTTTGGTAAAGGGAGATTGCCTAAACTTAATAAAAAATGGATATGCAGTTTAGAGGACATTAATTGGTCTTTTCAAAAATCACTAAAGAATAGACCTTCAGTAACTGATCTAGCTTTATCTTTTTCAATACCAGTTTGGAATCTACATAGGGCTTTGTCTGACTGTTTTTATATATCGGAGGTCTTCAAAAAATGTGATAATTTAGAGGAAGTTTTACTTAAAGCTACTGAACCACGGTTTTTATACAAGGCCTTAGTTAGTTACGAAGACAGATCTTTAGCTAAAAATGCTGGGTTTAGATGGAATAATCCTGTTCAAGGAGCTTGGGCAAGAAAATTAACTACTGATGAGGCAAAAAACCTTGGTTTTAGAGTAGAGATTTTGAATTAA
- a CDS encoding sodium:solute symporter: protein MFLKSLNIFSLQNKDIFSNSFLISFFGLLIIFFLLIFGRKFKLAVQLERFGLPIAVISGILGISIGPFGAIHFLPKETINVWSNFPTPLLSLVFATLMMGRPIPNINGLVKPIFNQFLLALSLGFGQFFVGGLVVRYFLPQSMDINPLMGCLIEVGFEGGHGAASIIGESFNKLGFPNGLDLGLAMATMGLLSSSILGSIFIFLGRTLGLSDTEEIVVQNDNPKEKNKIGIFADLRIFIINLGFAGLAISFGVLLLKVLRYISSSFGDFSKEIIFSLPVFPFILIGSLLIRYILEKTRNTEFISNILQREIGILSTDLLIFTAMASLDIAVVFDNWILILVFTIFGLFWNLICIAYFAYFIFDDYWFEKSLIEFGNSTGVVASGLLLLRLADPKNISKTLPIFTSKQLFAQLILSGGLFTVLAPLMISTIGLNYWTEICALITFAILFIALIFNKVEMKKFQ from the coding sequence ATGTTTTTGAAATCATTGAATATTTTTTCTTTACAGAATAAAGATATTTTTTCAAATTCTTTTTTAATAAGTTTTTTTGGATTGTTAATAATATTTTTTTTGTTGATTTTTGGGAGAAAATTTAAATTAGCTGTACAACTTGAGAGGTTTGGCTTACCGATAGCAGTTATATCGGGAATTTTAGGTATATCTATAGGCCCATTTGGAGCGATACACTTTTTGCCAAAAGAAACAATCAATGTTTGGAGTAATTTTCCTACTCCTCTTTTATCATTAGTCTTCGCAACTTTAATGATGGGAAGACCCATTCCGAATATAAATGGTTTAGTTAAACCAATTTTTAATCAATTTCTATTAGCTCTTTCCCTAGGTTTTGGACAGTTTTTTGTTGGCGGATTAGTTGTTAGATATTTTCTACCTCAATCTATGGATATAAATCCTCTAATGGGATGTTTAATAGAGGTCGGTTTTGAGGGCGGTCATGGCGCTGCATCAATAATTGGCGAAAGTTTTAATAAACTAGGTTTCCCGAATGGTTTAGATCTTGGTTTGGCTATGGCAACTATGGGTCTTTTATCCTCTTCGATATTGGGTAGTATATTTATTTTTCTTGGTAGAACTTTAGGTCTTTCAGATACTGAGGAAATTGTTGTACAAAATGATAATCCAAAGGAAAAAAATAAGATAGGGATTTTTGCAGATTTAAGAATTTTTATAATAAATCTTGGATTCGCTGGATTGGCAATTTCTTTTGGTGTTTTACTCCTTAAAGTTTTAAGGTATATTTCAAGTTCTTTTGGTGATTTTTCGAAGGAAATTATTTTTTCACTGCCAGTATTCCCTTTTATCCTTATAGGCTCGCTCCTTATTAGATATATTTTAGAGAAAACCAGAAATACAGAATTTATTTCAAATATTCTGCAAAGGGAGATTGGTATTTTATCCACAGATTTATTGATTTTTACAGCTATGGCGAGTTTGGATATTGCAGTTGTTTTTGATAATTGGATACTTATTTTAGTTTTTACTATTTTTGGTTTATTTTGGAATTTAATCTGCATTGCTTATTTTGCATACTTTATTTTTGATGATTATTGGTTTGAAAAAAGCTTGATAGAGTTTGGAAATTCTACAGGTGTAGTAGCTTCTGGGTTACTTCTTTTAAGGCTTGCAGATCCTAAAAATATTTCTAAGACTTTACCAATTTTTACGTCAAAACAGCTTTTCGCTCAGTTAATTCTTTCTGGGGGACTATTTACAGTTCTTGCACCATTAATGATTTCTACAATTGGGTTAAATTATTGGACAGAAATTTGTGCCCTAATTACATTCGCAATTCTTTTTATTGCATTGATTTTTAATAAAGTAGAGATGAAAAAGTTTCAATAA
- a CDS encoding SDR family NAD(P)-dependent oxidoreductase gives MIKNKNILITGGNSGIGFFAIINLLKTKNNLYVVIKNEFRKNEFLKKIEKYFDKNHLGKFLNIIENCDLSDLKNINKIKDFFISKKIFLDVVVLNAGLQYTGSFYPRVSKQGIELTFAVNHLAHFYLVNILKDFVRDKEESRIIITSSDVHDPKSSGGNIGKKAGLNNLVDFRKKVTGQFLNFNADEAYKNSKLCNILFAKELEKKLKISSSKISVITWAPGLVIPNDDSGFFRYSKRFNLFGYLIFSKAAKDIFGISENIENAGKILSKIVLDKNYNNIGFLHLSNKLISFKKHKLVKSNVSDEANSAELASKLWILSEEICRSFGFVTFNI, from the coding sequence ATGATTAAAAATAAAAATATTTTAATTACTGGAGGTAATTCAGGTATAGGGTTTTTTGCCATTATTAATTTACTGAAAACGAAAAATAATTTATATGTTGTAATAAAAAACGAATTTAGAAAGAATGAATTTCTCAAGAAAATTGAGAAATATTTTGATAAAAATCACCTTGGTAAATTTTTAAACATTATTGAAAATTGTGATCTTTCCGATCTAAAGAATATAAATAAAATTAAAGATTTTTTTATTAGTAAAAAGATTTTTTTAGATGTAGTTGTTTTAAATGCAGGATTACAATATACAGGCTCTTTTTACCCTAGGGTATCAAAACAAGGCATAGAACTAACTTTTGCGGTAAATCATCTTGCACATTTTTACTTGGTAAATATCCTAAAAGATTTTGTTAGAGATAAAGAAGAATCTAGAATCATTATTACATCATCAGATGTTCATGACCCCAAAAGTTCAGGGGGCAATATAGGAAAGAAAGCAGGACTTAATAACCTAGTTGATTTCAGAAAAAAAGTAACTGGGCAATTTTTAAATTTCAATGCTGATGAAGCTTATAAAAATAGTAAGTTATGTAATATTTTGTTTGCTAAAGAACTTGAAAAAAAATTAAAAATCTCTTCTAGTAAAATTTCTGTAATTACTTGGGCCCCTGGTCTTGTAATACCAAATGATGATTCCGGTTTTTTTAGATATAGTAAACGTTTTAATCTCTTTGGATATTTAATTTTTTCTAAAGCTGCAAAAGATATTTTTGGGATTTCTGAAAATATAGAAAATGCTGGAAAAATACTTTCTAAGATTGTTCTTGATAAAAATTATAATAATATTGGTTTCCTACATTTAAGTAATAAACTTATATCTTTTAAAAAACATAAATTAGTTAAAAGTAATGTTAGTGATGAAGCAAATAGTGCTGAGTTAGCATCAAAACTCTGGATTTTAAGTGAAGAGATTTGCCGATCATTTGGCTTTGTTACTTTCAATATTTAA
- the crtL gene encoding lycopene beta cyclase: MSKESMTDVLVLGAGPAGMAIASALGKEKLDVEVLSPNGPDEPWPNTYGIWGEEVDQLGLQDLLEYRWKNTVSFFGHGALEEKDDENKATEHSLDYGLFDKKKLHNYWFNECNKSLIKWHQGFANKIHFEKYKSTVTTRDGKTYSARLVVDATGYDPVFLKLKTCGPLAVQTCYGIVGNFSKPPLKKGQFVLMDYRNDHLNDEQKKEPPTFLYAMDMGDGKYFLEETSLGLVNPLTMENLKERLEKRLSYRNISITSMQHEELGLFLPMNMPIPDFKQQILGYGGAASMVHPASGYLIGNVLRRAPLVAKAVSEAIKNKNLSTYHIARKGWETLWSKELIRKKSLYQFGLEKLMRFDEKLLREFFGSFFQLPKNQWYGFLTDTLSLREIVYAMCVMFIKAPWSVKKGLMIMHGREFKMLLRIIFPNI; the protein is encoded by the coding sequence ATGTCAAAAGAAAGCATGACAGATGTTCTTGTTTTGGGAGCAGGGCCTGCGGGAATGGCAATTGCATCAGCTTTGGGAAAGGAAAAATTAGATGTTGAAGTTCTTTCTCCAAATGGACCAGATGAACCTTGGCCAAACACTTATGGTATTTGGGGGGAGGAAGTTGATCAACTTGGGCTTCAGGATTTACTTGAATATAGATGGAAGAATACTGTAAGTTTTTTTGGGCATGGCGCTTTAGAAGAAAAGGACGACGAGAATAAAGCCACGGAACATTCACTAGATTATGGACTATTTGATAAGAAGAAACTTCACAATTATTGGTTTAATGAATGCAATAAGTCTCTTATTAAATGGCATCAAGGCTTTGCAAACAAAATACATTTTGAAAAATACAAAAGTACAGTAACTACAAGAGATGGCAAGACTTACTCTGCAAGATTAGTAGTAGATGCAACAGGATATGATCCTGTTTTTCTTAAATTAAAAACGTGTGGTCCCTTAGCAGTCCAAACTTGTTATGGGATAGTAGGTAATTTTAGTAAACCTCCACTTAAGAAAGGGCAGTTTGTATTAATGGACTATAGAAATGACCATCTTAACGATGAGCAAAAAAAAGAACCGCCCACTTTTCTTTATGCCATGGATATGGGGGATGGGAAATATTTTCTTGAAGAGACATCTCTAGGTTTAGTAAATCCTCTAACAATGGAAAATTTAAAAGAGAGACTAGAGAAGAGGCTTTCTTATCGAAATATATCAATCACAAGCATGCAACATGAAGAGCTTGGCTTATTTCTCCCTATGAATATGCCAATACCAGATTTCAAACAACAAATACTTGGATATGGTGGTGCTGCTTCAATGGTACATCCTGCCTCTGGATATTTAATTGGTAATGTTTTAAGAAGAGCTCCACTTGTAGCAAAAGCAGTTTCAGAAGCAATTAAAAACAAAAATCTAAGTACCTATCATATAGCTAGAAAAGGTTGGGAAACTTTATGGTCAAAAGAATTAATTAGGAAGAAATCACTTTACCAATTTGGGTTAGAAAAACTCATGAGGTTTGACGAGAAGTTATTGAGAGAATTTTTTGGTAGTTTTTTCCAATTACCTAAAAATCAATGGTATGGTTTTCTAACTGATACTCTTTCCTTAAGAGAGATTGTCTATGCGATGTGCGTTATGTTTATAAAGGCTCCATGGAGTGTAAAGAAAGGTCTTATGATTATGCATGGTAGAGAATTTAAAATGTTACTAAGGATAATTTTTCCAAACATATAG